Proteins encoded by one window of Enterococcus saccharolyticus subsp. saccharolyticus:
- the purH gene encoding bifunctional phosphoribosylaminoimidazolecarboxamide formyltransferase/IMP cyclohydrolase, with amino-acid sequence MTKRALISVSDKTGIEAFAQALVAKGIEIISTGGTKKALDEAGIPTISIDEVTGFPEMMDGRVKTLHPKIHGGLLGRRDLVTHMEAMNEHGIAPIDFVVVNLYPFKETILKPDVTEADAIENIDIGGPSMLRSAAKNHASVTVIVDPVDYAVVLDELTAEGQTTLATRKRLAAKVFRHTAAYDALIANYLTELVGEEEPEKLTLTYDLKQSLRYGENSHQEAAFYADALPKPYSIASAKQLHGKELSYNNIRDADAAIRIAREYTEPTVVALKHMNPCGIGTAATIFEAYTAAYEADAVSIFGGIVVLNRPVDASTAEAMSKIFLEIIIAPAFEADALAILTKKKNIRLMTLDFTDQSSTQAETVSVLGGLLVQDQDLIEENPADWQVVTKRQPTEMELNALTFAWKAVKHVKSNAILLANDKQTVGIGAGQMNRVGSVRIAIDQAEAAGKIAGAVLASDAFFPMGDSVEYAAEHGIKAIIQPGGSIKDQESIDMADKYGITMLFTNVRHFRH; translated from the coding sequence ATGACAAAAAGAGCATTAATCAGTGTATCAGATAAAACAGGAATTGAAGCATTTGCGCAAGCATTAGTCGCAAAAGGTATTGAAATTATTTCAACCGGAGGAACAAAAAAAGCTTTGGATGAAGCGGGAATTCCCACGATTTCAATTGATGAAGTTACTGGTTTTCCGGAAATGATGGATGGTCGTGTGAAAACATTACATCCTAAAATTCATGGTGGATTATTAGGGCGTCGTGATTTGGTAACGCATATGGAGGCAATGAACGAACATGGTATTGCACCGATTGATTTTGTTGTGGTAAATCTGTATCCATTTAAAGAAACAATTTTGAAACCAGATGTCACAGAAGCAGATGCGATTGAAAATATTGATATTGGTGGACCAAGCATGTTACGTTCTGCCGCAAAAAATCATGCTTCGGTAACTGTGATAGTTGATCCAGTTGATTATGCTGTTGTTCTAGATGAATTAACTGCTGAAGGACAAACAACGTTAGCGACAAGAAAACGCTTGGCAGCAAAAGTATTTCGTCATACGGCAGCTTATGATGCCCTCATTGCCAATTATTTAACCGAATTAGTAGGCGAAGAAGAACCAGAAAAACTAACATTGACTTATGATTTAAAACAATCGTTACGTTATGGTGAAAACAGTCATCAAGAAGCCGCTTTTTATGCTGATGCTCTACCAAAACCTTATTCGATTGCTTCGGCAAAACAATTACATGGTAAGGAACTTTCGTATAATAATATTCGCGATGCCGATGCAGCGATTCGTATCGCTAGAGAATACACAGAACCAACTGTTGTTGCGTTAAAACATATGAATCCATGTGGTATTGGGACAGCAGCAACTATTTTTGAGGCTTATACTGCTGCTTATGAAGCAGACGCTGTTTCTATTTTTGGTGGTATTGTTGTTTTAAATCGCCCCGTTGATGCATCAACGGCTGAAGCGATGAGCAAAATTTTCTTAGAAATTATTATTGCACCTGCGTTTGAAGCGGATGCTTTGGCAATTTTAACGAAGAAAAAGAATATCCGTTTAATGACATTGGACTTTACAGATCAATCATCCACGCAAGCCGAAACAGTATCTGTTTTAGGTGGTCTATTAGTACAAGATCAAGATTTGATTGAAGAAAATCCAGCTGATTGGCAAGTCGTGACGAAACGTCAACCAACTGAAATGGAGTTAAACGCGTTAACTTTTGCTTGGAAAGCAGTGAAACACGTTAAATCAAATGCTATTTTATTAGCAAATGATAAACAAACTGTTGGGATTGGTGCGGGACAAATGAATCGTGTTGGTTCTGTCCGGATTGCAATCGATCAAGCAGAAGCAGCTGGAAAAATTGCAGGAGCGGTGTTAGCAAGTGACGCCTTTTTCCCAATGGGAGATAGTGTCGAATATGCTGCAGAACATGGTATTAAAGCAATTATTCAACCTGGTGGTAGTATTAAAGATCAAGAATCCATTGATATGGCAGATAAATATGGCATTACGATGCTGTTTACAAACGTCCGTCATTTCAGACATTAA
- the purN gene encoding phosphoribosylglycinamide formyltransferase yields the protein MRVAVLASGNGSNFEAIAQAFETQAIQGELVLLFSDRKDAYVLERAKKYQIPRFSFSPKDFASKKQYEAALRDLLLTNQIDFVVLAGYMRIIGQDLLETFPNRILNIHPSLLPSFPGLHGIKDAYDYGVKLTGITIHFVDAGVDTGPIVAQAAVEITNEDTLATLEEKIHQLEHHWYPRVIADITQKGVK from the coding sequence ATGAGAGTGGCGGTTTTAGCTTCTGGAAATGGCAGCAACTTTGAAGCGATTGCCCAAGCCTTTGAAACACAAGCAATCCAAGGTGAGTTGGTCCTGCTTTTTTCAGATAGAAAAGATGCGTATGTCTTAGAACGTGCCAAAAAATATCAGATTCCACGGTTTAGTTTTTCGCCAAAAGATTTTGCTTCAAAAAAACAATATGAAGCAGCGTTGCGTGATCTGTTACTGACAAATCAAATTGATTTTGTGGTCTTAGCAGGTTATATGCGCATTATTGGCCAAGACTTATTAGAGACCTTTCCCAATCGGATTTTGAATATTCATCCTTCTTTATTACCAAGTTTTCCAGGATTGCATGGAATTAAAGATGCGTATGACTATGGCGTAAAACTGACAGGAATTACGATTCATTTTGTGGATGCGGGTGTCGATACTGGACCAATTGTTGCGCAAGCAGCGGTTGAAATTACGAACGAAGACACACTTGCAACTTTGGAAGAAAAAATCCATCAACTAGAACATCATTGGTATCCGCGAGTAATTGCGGATATTACACAAAAAGGAGTAAAGTAA
- the purM gene encoding phosphoribosylformylglycinamidine cyclo-ligase — protein MTNAYSKAGVDVEAGYEVVERIKKHVKKTERLGVLGSLGGFGGCFDLSTLSVKEPVLVSGTDGVGTKLMIAIQTETHDTIGIDCVAMCVNDIVAQGAEPLYFLDYIATGKNVPERLEKVVAGVADGCVQAGAALIGGETAEMPGMYKEDEYDLAGFAVGIAEKSQLVTGEKIKAGDVLIGLPSSGIHSNGFSLVRKIFFEQHQFTYEDQLPELSQALGKELLTPTRIYVQAILPLVKEELVHGIAHVTGGGFVENLPRMLPENLAVEIHENSWPILPIFEVLSSYGKLPKQEMYEIFNMGIGMVIAVAPEKVSDVQVLLQKQNEASYVIGQVIEKAEAPIVFKEVHV, from the coding sequence GTGACAAACGCATATTCAAAAGCCGGTGTGGATGTAGAAGCAGGCTATGAAGTAGTGGAACGAATTAAAAAACATGTGAAGAAAACAGAACGCTTAGGCGTCTTAGGAAGTTTAGGTGGTTTTGGTGGCTGTTTTGATTTAAGTACATTGTCGGTTAAGGAACCAGTTTTAGTTTCAGGAACAGATGGAGTCGGAACAAAATTAATGATTGCGATTCAAACGGAGACGCATGACACGATAGGAATTGATTGTGTGGCAATGTGTGTCAACGATATTGTTGCCCAAGGTGCAGAGCCTTTGTATTTTCTTGATTACATTGCAACTGGAAAAAATGTCCCGGAACGGTTAGAAAAAGTGGTAGCTGGTGTTGCAGATGGCTGTGTTCAAGCTGGGGCGGCTTTAATTGGTGGCGAAACAGCTGAAATGCCTGGAATGTATAAGGAAGACGAGTACGATTTAGCGGGATTTGCTGTGGGGATTGCTGAGAAAAGTCAATTAGTAACTGGTGAAAAAATCAAAGCGGGCGATGTTTTAATCGGTTTACCTTCTTCTGGTATTCACTCTAATGGTTTTTCTTTAGTACGTAAGATTTTCTTTGAACAGCATCAATTTACCTATGAGGATCAATTACCAGAGTTGTCACAAGCATTGGGGAAAGAATTATTAACACCGACCCGTATTTATGTCCAAGCAATTTTACCATTGGTTAAAGAAGAATTGGTTCATGGTATTGCTCATGTGACTGGTGGTGGTTTTGTCGAAAATCTTCCGCGCATGTTACCAGAAAACTTGGCGGTTGAAATTCACGAGAATAGTTGGCCAATTCTACCAATTTTTGAGGTGTTATCTTCTTATGGTAAACTTCCAAAACAGGAAATGTATGAAATTTTTAATATGGGCATCGGGATGGTTATTGCTGTTGCACCAGAAAAAGTTTCTGACGTTCAAGTACTGTTGCAAAAACAAAACGAAGCTAGCTATGTGATTGGTCAAGTGATTGAGAAAGCTGAAGCACCAATCGTTTTTAAAGAGGTTCACGTATGA
- the purF gene encoding amidophosphoribosyltransferase: MSYEVKSLNEECGVFGVWGHPDASRVAYFGLHSLQHRGQEGAGIVSNDQGKLRGHRDLGLLSKVFSDENKLTKLKGTAAIGHVRYATAGNGSVDNIQPFLFKFYDSQIALAHNGNLTNAKTLRRDLEKDGAIFHSNSDTEILMHLIRRSQQPTFNERLKESLNQVKGGFAYLLITEDAIVAALDPNGFRPLSIGQMKNGAYVIASETCALEVSGAAFVRDVQPGELVIINDTGITIEKYTTETQPAICAMEYIYFARPDSNIAGVNVHTARKEMGRRLAKEAPVEADMVIGVPNSSLSAASGYAEYSGIPYELGLVKNQYVARTFIQPTQELREQGVRMKLSAVRGVVEGKRVILVDDSIVRGTTSRRIVGLLKEAGAKEVHLRIASPPLKYPCFYGIDIQTRKELIAANHSVEEIRECVESDTLAFLSEQGLIDSIGLTFDAPYSGLCMAYFNGDYPTPLYDYEEQYRASLQEQTSFF, from the coding sequence ATGTCTTATGAAGTAAAAAGTTTAAATGAAGAGTGTGGGGTTTTCGGCGTATGGGGGCATCCAGATGCCTCCCGCGTTGCTTATTTTGGTTTGCATAGTTTGCAACATCGCGGACAAGAAGGTGCTGGGATTGTGTCAAACGATCAAGGGAAATTACGTGGACATCGCGACTTAGGCTTGTTATCAAAAGTTTTTTCGGATGAAAATAAACTGACAAAATTAAAAGGCACCGCAGCAATCGGTCACGTGCGCTACGCAACGGCTGGTAATGGGAGTGTTGATAATATTCAACCTTTTTTGTTTAAATTTTATGATAGTCAGATTGCTTTGGCACATAATGGGAATTTAACCAATGCTAAGACGTTACGACGCGACTTAGAAAAAGATGGCGCTATTTTTCATTCTAATTCAGATACGGAAATTTTGATGCACTTAATTCGTAGAAGTCAACAACCCACGTTTAATGAACGACTAAAAGAATCTTTGAATCAAGTGAAAGGCGGTTTTGCGTATTTATTAATTACGGAAGATGCGATTGTTGCAGCACTTGATCCAAATGGATTCCGACCGTTATCTATTGGGCAAATGAAAAATGGGGCGTATGTGATTGCTTCAGAAACATGTGCGTTGGAAGTTAGTGGGGCTGCTTTTGTACGTGATGTCCAACCTGGGGAGTTGGTCATTATTAATGATACAGGCATTACAATTGAAAAGTACACAACAGAGACTCAACCTGCCATTTGTGCGATGGAATATATTTATTTTGCTCGACCTGATTCAAACATTGCGGGGGTGAATGTGCATACAGCTCGCAAAGAAATGGGGCGTCGTTTAGCAAAAGAAGCACCCGTTGAAGCAGATATGGTGATTGGGGTACCCAATTCATCTTTATCGGCTGCTAGTGGTTATGCAGAATATTCGGGGATTCCTTATGAATTAGGATTAGTCAAAAATCAATACGTTGCTAGAACCTTTATTCAACCAACCCAAGAATTACGTGAACAAGGTGTTCGGATGAAATTGTCAGCAGTTCGTGGTGTGGTTGAAGGCAAACGCGTCATTTTAGTCGATGATTCGATTGTACGTGGGACAACCAGTCGTCGGATTGTGGGATTATTAAAAGAAGCTGGGGCTAAAGAAGTGCATTTACGCATAGCCTCGCCACCTTTGAAATATCCTTGTTTTTATGGAATTGATATTCAAACAAGAAAAGAACTCATTGCAGCGAATCACTCAGTCGAAGAAATTCGTGAATGTGTAGAATCGGATACTTTAGCATTTTTAAGTGAACAAGGATTAATCGATTCGATTGGTTTAACTTTTGATGCACCTTATTCTGGATTATGTATGGCTTATTTTAATGGTGATTATCCAACACCACTTTATGATTATGAAGAGCAGTATCGTGCCTCATTACAAGAACAAACATCATTTTTTTAA